Proteins encoded together in one Sphingomonas radiodurans window:
- a CDS encoding manganese catalase family protein: MYYHDKRLQYPVTVTKPNPQFARMLQQAIGGVEGEIRVCMQYFFQAWGNRAPTTKYRDMLLHTATEEIGHIEMLATAVAMNLETAPASVQEEGVTDSIVGAVMGGGNGRHAIEGMIHKNLLSAGLAAMPIDSDGVPFNMSHVYASGNVAADMYCNVAAESTGRVLAVRLFNAAEDEGMKKMLHYMIARDTMHQQQWLAVLEELGGPAANLPIPNSFPQGMEDEANNYNFYATSVDGSVPEGRWTSGPTIDGKGEFTVFQNQPLGPEPILGPARPDSGAQDKQIA, translated from the coding sequence ATGTACTACCATGACAAGCGGCTCCAATACCCCGTGACCGTTACGAAACCCAACCCGCAATTCGCGCGGATGCTTCAGCAGGCAATCGGCGGCGTCGAGGGCGAGATCCGCGTCTGCATGCAATATTTCTTCCAGGCGTGGGGCAATCGCGCGCCGACCACCAAGTATCGCGACATGCTGCTGCATACCGCGACCGAAGAGATCGGCCATATCGAGATGCTCGCGACCGCTGTCGCGATGAACCTCGAGACCGCCCCGGCATCGGTGCAGGAAGAGGGTGTGACGGACAGCATCGTCGGCGCCGTGATGGGTGGTGGCAACGGCCGCCATGCGATCGAAGGCATGATCCACAAAAACCTGCTGTCGGCTGGTCTCGCGGCGATGCCGATCGATTCCGATGGCGTGCCCTTCAACATGAGCCACGTCTATGCCAGCGGGAACGTCGCCGCCGACATGTACTGCAACGTCGCTGCGGAAAGCACCGGACGCGTGCTTGCGGTGCGTCTCTTCAATGCCGCCGAGGACGAAGGCATGAAGAAGATGCTGCATTACATGATCGCGCGCGACACGATGCATCAGCAGCAATGGCTCGCGGTGCTGGAGGAGCTCGGCGGGCCCGCCGCCAATTTGCCGATCCCCAATTCCTTCCCGCAGGGAATGGAAGACGAGGCGAACAACTATAATTTCTACGCCACCTCGGTCGATGGCTCGGTGCCCGAAGGCCGCTGGACGAGCGGTCCGACGATCGACGGCAAGGGCGAATTCACCGTTTTCCAGAACCAGCCGCTCGGGCCCGAACCGATCCTTGGGCCAGCTCGCCCCGACAGCGGCGCGCAGGACAAGCAGATCGCCTGA
- a CDS encoding MBL fold metallo-hydrolase: MRIHHLNCGTDCPLGGALFDGRSAAPLATLVGHCLLIETDAHGLVLVDTGFGLRDVANPHARHDPRVPRPWRLMLNIQLRESETAIRQIEALGHRPADVRHIIVTHLDFDHAGGLEDFPGAMVHVMQREYDDATGPQAGFVARNRWRGPQLDNVQHWRRYGARGEPWFGFDTVRDLEGLPPEILFVPLPGHTWGHAGVAVRRDDGHWLLHAGDAYFYRGEMRRARRHCTPGLRAYQRLMQVDATSRLRNQERLRALSIEQRGDVTITCSHDPVEFEHCHAGHPL, encoded by the coding sequence TTGCGCATCCATCATCTGAACTGCGGCACCGATTGCCCGTTGGGCGGCGCGTTGTTCGACGGCCGCAGCGCCGCGCCCTTGGCCACCTTGGTCGGCCATTGCCTGCTGATCGAAACCGACGCGCACGGGCTCGTGCTCGTGGACACTGGCTTCGGCCTGCGCGACGTGGCCAATCCGCATGCACGGCATGACCCGCGCGTCCCGCGGCCGTGGCGGCTGATGCTCAACATTCAGCTGCGCGAGTCCGAAACCGCGATCCGGCAGATCGAGGCGCTCGGCCACCGCCCGGCAGACGTGCGGCACATCATCGTCACGCATCTCGATTTCGATCACGCCGGCGGGCTCGAGGATTTCCCCGGCGCGATGGTTCACGTCATGCAGCGCGAATATGACGATGCCACCGGGCCGCAGGCGGGGTTCGTCGCGCGCAATCGCTGGCGCGGGCCGCAGCTGGACAACGTCCAGCACTGGCGACGGTATGGCGCGCGCGGTGAGCCGTGGTTCGGATTCGATACGGTGCGTGATCTGGAGGGCTTGCCGCCCGAGATCCTGTTCGTGCCGCTGCCCGGCCACACCTGGGGGCACGCCGGTGTCGCGGTCCGGCGCGACGACGGCCACTGGCTCCTGCACGCCGGCGACGCCTATTTCTACCGCGGCGAGATGCGCCGGGCACGCCGTCACTGCACGCCGGGGCTGCGCGCTTACCAGCGGCTGATGCAAGTCGATGCGACGAGCCGCCTGCGCAATCAGGAACGGCTGCGCGCACTTTCGATCGAGCAGCGTGGCGACGTGACGATCACCTGCTCGCACGATCCGGTGGAATTCGAACACTGCCACGCGGGCCACCCGCTCTGA
- a CDS encoding ferritin-like domain-containing protein: MTIPQETMQELFITGLTNAHAVEKQALSIITPQVERIENYPEVADRLRLHIDETNQQIQRLDEILATFGTSSSGLKDTVLSMSGGMAAVAHSVAGDEIIKNSFANYAFEHFEIAAYKSLLVMAEDGGFAQFTPLLKQSLGEEEAMAQWLEDALPMVTRRYATLYAEGGSSAAKV; this comes from the coding sequence ATGACGATCCCACAAGAAACCATGCAGGAACTCTTCATCACAGGCCTCACCAACGCGCATGCGGTGGAAAAGCAGGCGCTGTCGATCATCACGCCGCAGGTCGAGCGGATCGAGAATTATCCCGAGGTCGCCGATCGGTTGCGCCTCCACATCGACGAAACGAACCAGCAGATCCAGCGCCTCGACGAGATTCTGGCGACGTTCGGCACGAGCAGTTCGGGGCTCAAGGATACCGTGCTCAGCATGTCGGGCGGCATGGCGGCAGTGGCGCATTCGGTCGCCGGTGACGAGATCATCAAGAATAGCTTCGCCAATTACGCCTTCGAGCATTTCGAGATCGCTGCCTACAAATCGCTGCTGGTGATGGCGGAGGACGGCGGCTTTGCCCAGTTCACCCCGCTGCTGAAGCAGTCGCTCGGCGAGGAAGAGGCCATGGCACAGTGGCTCGAGGACGCGCTGCCGATGGTCACGCGCCGCTATGCGACGCTGTACGCCGAGGGCGGTTCGAGCGCCGCAAAGGTCTGA
- a CDS encoding patatin-like phospholipase family protein translates to MATKQDYRIVLVLAGGNALGAYQAGVYQALQEHGIEPDWVVGASVGANNGAVIAGNAPEQRLPNLVDLWRPETPAMGWPGWWDSMPDSWRRTSEAIGTLLVGRPGLFAPLGSSLIGVSSSIPALFDTSPMSGTLEQLVDFDRLNTGPVRFTATAVDLDTGEDVAFDTRDRTVGAEHIRASAALAPSFPAVEIDGQMFVDAGLSANLPLDPVLSEPPTAPTLCIAIDLLPLAGARPDTLGEVIGRAQDLVFACQSRRTIARWQELYAISEAHRAHPVTLVRLAYGNQQREVAGKAMDFSPTSVRYRWDSGYRDGVDLARRLDDGSITVSGSGLTVLQPSHEAQAFHTST, encoded by the coding sequence GTGGCGACGAAGCAAGACTATCGCATCGTTCTCGTCCTCGCCGGTGGCAATGCACTCGGCGCCTATCAGGCGGGCGTCTACCAGGCGCTGCAGGAACACGGCATCGAGCCCGACTGGGTGGTCGGTGCCTCGGTCGGCGCCAACAACGGCGCCGTCATCGCGGGCAACGCGCCCGAGCAGCGCCTGCCGAACCTCGTCGACCTGTGGCGGCCCGAGACCCCCGCCATGGGCTGGCCCGGCTGGTGGGATAGCATGCCCGACAGCTGGCGACGCACGTCCGAGGCAATCGGCACGTTGCTCGTCGGCCGCCCGGGCCTGTTCGCGCCGCTCGGCAGTTCGCTGATCGGCGTCAGCAGCAGCATCCCGGCGCTGTTCGATACCAGCCCGATGTCCGGCACGCTGGAACAATTGGTCGATTTCGACCGGCTCAACACCGGTCCGGTCCGCTTCACCGCCACCGCGGTCGATCTCGACACTGGCGAGGACGTCGCGTTCGACACGCGCGACCGCACCGTCGGTGCCGAGCACATCCGCGCCAGCGCGGCGTTGGCGCCCTCCTTCCCGGCGGTCGAGATCGACGGGCAGATGTTCGTCGATGCCGGCCTGTCGGCCAATCTGCCGCTCGATCCGGTGCTGTCCGAGCCGCCGACGGCGCCGACATTGTGCATCGCGATCGACCTGTTGCCGCTGGCGGGCGCACGGCCCGACACGCTCGGCGAAGTGATCGGCCGCGCGCAGGATCTGGTCTTCGCCTGTCAGTCCCGCCGCACGATCGCGCGCTGGCAGGAGCTATACGCCATCAGCGAGGCCCATCGTGCGCACCCCGTCACGCTGGTGCGGCTTGCCTATGGCAATCAGCAGCGCGAGGTCGCGGGCAAGGCGATGGACTTCTCGCCCACGTCGGTGCGCTATCGCTGGGACAGCGGCTATCGCGACGGCGTCGATCTGGCCAGGCGGCTGGACGACGGATCGATCACCGTCAGCGGCTCAGGCCTCACCGTCCTGCAGCCAAGCCACGAAGCCCAGGCGTTTCACACAAGCACCTGA
- the glf gene encoding UDP-galactopyranose mutase, protein MTRLAVDHAVIFWEEPTYAAPDATPRVCRERDAKSGVTVMTPVLPWGLPADEEQAILKSLLDAELASLPPVAVRWYYTPMMLPFSTHVVADCTVYDCMDELSAFKNPPAGLLDRERDLLAAADVVFTGGSSLYEAKKDRHDNVHAFPSSIEAAHFGAARGAVAEPEDQARILGPKLGFAGVVDERMDIDLLAALADAHDDWSIVVIGPVVKIDPASLPKRRNLHFLGGRDYAELPAYMSGWDVALMPFALNEATRFISPTKTPEYLAAGCPVVSTPITDVVRHYGHLAAVQIAGTAEKFISACETAVASRDDLSWRAEADEQLARGSWAGTVLEMGALIAIERATAHSVERIVSPTRWPAPATTDHDVMVVGAGFAGAVMARQLAEAGFKVLVVDRRPHVAGNAFDRRDDAGLLIHQYGPHIFHTNSDDVFAYLSRFTAWRPYEHRVLASVGEQLVPMPINRTTLNMLYDAKLETEDEVEAFLAARAEPVDPIRTSADVVISRVGQELYRTFFRGYTRKQWGLDPSELDKSVTSRVPTRANTDDRYFTDTHQAMPADGYTRMFEALLDHPEIELLLGVDYKQVRDAYPHDHLVFTGPIDEFFGHRHGKLPYRSLTFRHETIDREWLQPVAVVNYPDEAVPHTRITEYKHLTGDTSTVTSLTYEYPSEEGDPYYPIPREENQVLFKRYEALALAEEDVTFVGRLATYRYYNMDQVVGQALATARRLIPRLRARLEVPELTAEAAE, encoded by the coding sequence ATGACTCGACTTGCGGTTGATCATGCAGTGATCTTCTGGGAAGAGCCGACCTATGCCGCACCTGATGCGACGCCGCGCGTGTGCCGCGAGCGGGACGCGAAGTCGGGCGTGACGGTGATGACGCCCGTATTGCCATGGGGGCTTCCGGCCGATGAGGAGCAGGCGATTCTCAAGTCGCTGCTGGACGCCGAACTCGCATCGCTGCCGCCGGTTGCGGTGCGCTGGTATTATACGCCGATGATGCTGCCGTTCTCGACGCATGTCGTGGCCGACTGCACGGTCTACGACTGCATGGACGAGCTTTCCGCGTTCAAGAATCCACCCGCCGGCCTTCTCGATCGCGAGCGTGATCTGCTTGCGGCGGCGGACGTGGTGTTCACCGGTGGGTCGAGCCTGTACGAGGCGAAGAAGGACCGTCACGACAACGTCCACGCTTTTCCCTCCAGCATCGAAGCGGCGCATTTTGGCGCGGCGCGCGGCGCTGTCGCCGAGCCGGAGGATCAGGCGCGGATCCTGGGCCCGAAGCTCGGCTTTGCCGGCGTGGTCGACGAGCGGATGGACATCGACCTGCTTGCGGCGCTCGCCGATGCGCATGACGACTGGTCGATCGTGGTGATCGGCCCGGTGGTGAAGATCGATCCGGCGTCGCTGCCCAAGCGCCGCAACCTGCACTTCCTGGGCGGGCGCGACTATGCCGAGCTGCCGGCGTACATGAGCGGATGGGACGTCGCGCTGATGCCGTTCGCGCTCAACGAAGCGACGCGCTTCATCAGCCCGACCAAGACCCCCGAATATCTCGCCGCCGGCTGCCCGGTGGTCTCGACCCCGATCACCGATGTGGTGCGCCACTATGGCCATCTGGCGGCGGTGCAGATCGCGGGCACGGCGGAGAAGTTCATTTCCGCCTGCGAGACGGCGGTCGCGTCGCGCGACGATTTGTCGTGGCGCGCCGAAGCGGACGAGCAGCTCGCGCGCGGGTCTTGGGCCGGGACCGTGCTCGAGATGGGTGCGCTGATCGCGATCGAACGTGCAACCGCCCATTCGGTCGAACGGATCGTTTCGCCGACGCGCTGGCCGGCACCGGCGACCACGGATCACGACGTGATGGTGGTCGGGGCCGGGTTCGCCGGCGCAGTGATGGCGCGGCAGCTGGCGGAAGCCGGGTTCAAGGTGCTGGTGGTCGATCGGCGACCGCATGTCGCGGGCAATGCCTTCGATCGGCGCGACGATGCGGGGCTGCTGATCCACCAATATGGCCCGCACATCTTCCACACCAATTCGGACGATGTGTTCGCTTACCTGTCGCGCTTCACGGCGTGGCGGCCGTACGAGCATCGCGTGCTGGCGAGCGTCGGCGAGCAATTGGTGCCGATGCCGATCAACCGCACGACGCTCAACATGCTCTACGATGCGAAGCTCGAGACGGAAGACGAGGTCGAAGCCTTTCTCGCAGCGCGCGCCGAGCCGGTCGATCCGATCCGCACCTCTGCCGATGTGGTGATCTCGCGCGTCGGGCAGGAACTCTACCGCACCTTCTTCCGCGGCTATACGCGCAAGCAATGGGGCCTCGATCCGAGCGAGCTCGACAAGTCGGTCACGTCGCGGGTGCCGACGCGCGCCAACACCGACGATCGCTACTTCACCGATACACATCAGGCGATGCCGGCGGACGGCTATACGCGGATGTTCGAGGCACTGCTCGATCATCCCGAGATCGAGCTGCTGCTGGGGGTCGATTACAAGCAAGTGCGCGATGCTTATCCGCACGATCATCTGGTGTTCACCGGCCCGATCGACGAGTTCTTCGGTCATCGCCACGGCAAGCTGCCGTATCGCTCGCTGACCTTCCGCCACGAGACGATCGATCGCGAATGGCTGCAGCCTGTGGCAGTGGTCAATTATCCCGACGAGGCGGTGCCGCACACGCGCATCACCGAATACAAGCATCTGACCGGCGACACGTCCACGGTGACGAGCCTGACGTACGAATATCCGAGCGAGGAGGGTGATCCCTATTATCCGATCCCGCGCGAGGAGAATCAGGTGCTGTTCAAGCGCTACGAGGCGCTCGCGCTGGCGGAGGAGGACGTGACGTTCGTTGGGCGGCTGGCGACATATCGCTATTACAATATGGACCAGGTGGTCGGGCAGGCACTTGCGACCGCGCGGCGGTTGATCCCGCGGTTGCGCGCTCGCCTCGAGGTGCCGGAGCTGACCGCCGAGGCAGCCGAATAG
- a CDS encoding sugar nucleotide-binding protein, with amino-acid sequence MDDLERWCGIECTVSRVGDTYTDQLRRTGHHDRLDDLDRLAALGFTAIRYPLLWERVSPDSPDVADWDWCDTRMARLRDLGLRVIGGLVHHGSGPRYTNLLDDGFATGLARHAAAAAERYPWIEDWTPVNEPVTTARFSALYGHWYPHARDETAFWRALLNQIDATRLSMRAIRAVTPTARLIQTDDLGRAWATEPLAQRAAFDNQRRWIGWDLLCGRVTSGHPLWRRLCAIGFGDRLRTIADDPCPPDIIGINHYPTSDRFLDHRIQRYAGEPCALDAEQPFSDVPAVRALDPAPEPFAGALREAWERYGLPVALTEVHLGCTREEQMRWTRQAWSAATQARAAGVDVRAVTAWSVFGCQDWNTLITRPGVYESGLFDVTGGIVRPTALARQWQSIAEDGAEAVVDQPGWWQRPERLIFARAPRVADASGHRDHRVDPAKPLMICGASGTLGQALARACAARGIAYRLTTRAECDLGDRASVAAALDRIKPWAVINATGWVRVDDAEGEADACRASNVTAALRLVTECASRRIPVVALSSDLVFDGTLGRAYLEDDLPHALCVYGRSKVELEAGSLAYGYCPLVIRTASFFSPHDPHNFAHAVAQALSAGETFTAADDQVMSPSYVPALAAAVLDLLIDGEQGIRHLANDTSLSWADFARLIARALGHDPGRIIGVPGVQLGWTAPRPRSCGLQSRHVASLGPLTAAIADFAAHWRAIQTTAAQPIREQQAA; translated from the coding sequence TTGGACGACCTCGAACGTTGGTGCGGCATCGAATGCACCGTCAGCCGTGTCGGCGACACGTACACCGATCAGCTTCGGCGAACCGGTCACCATGATCGTCTCGACGATCTCGATCGGCTGGCGGCGCTCGGCTTCACCGCGATCCGCTACCCGCTGCTGTGGGAACGCGTGTCGCCGGACTCGCCCGATGTCGCCGACTGGGACTGGTGCGACACGCGGATGGCGCGGCTGCGCGATCTTGGGCTGCGTGTGATCGGCGGGCTGGTCCACCACGGCAGCGGGCCGCGCTACACCAACCTGCTCGACGACGGCTTCGCAACCGGCCTCGCGCGTCACGCTGCGGCTGCCGCCGAACGATATCCGTGGATCGAGGATTGGACCCCGGTCAACGAACCCGTCACGACCGCGCGCTTCTCCGCGCTCTACGGCCATTGGTATCCGCATGCGCGCGATGAGACCGCCTTCTGGCGCGCGTTGCTGAATCAGATCGACGCCACGCGGCTGTCGATGCGCGCGATCCGCGCCGTCACGCCGACCGCGCGGCTGATCCAGACCGACGATCTCGGCCGCGCCTGGGCAACCGAGCCGCTGGCGCAGCGCGCGGCCTTCGACAATCAGCGCCGCTGGATCGGGTGGGATCTGCTGTGCGGCCGCGTGACCAGCGGGCACCCCCTGTGGCGCCGGCTCTGCGCGATCGGATTCGGTGACCGGCTGCGGACCATCGCCGACGATCCGTGCCCGCCGGACATCATCGGGATCAACCATTATCCCACCAGCGATCGCTTCCTCGATCACCGCATCCAACGCTACGCCGGCGAGCCGTGCGCGCTGGATGCCGAACAGCCCTTCAGCGACGTGCCGGCCGTCCGTGCGCTCGATCCGGCTCCCGAGCCCTTCGCTGGTGCGCTGCGCGAAGCGTGGGAGCGTTATGGCTTGCCCGTGGCGCTCACCGAAGTTCATCTCGGCTGCACGCGCGAAGAACAGATGCGCTGGACGCGCCAGGCCTGGAGCGCCGCAACGCAGGCGCGCGCTGCCGGGGTGGACGTGCGCGCCGTTACCGCCTGGTCGGTCTTTGGCTGCCAGGACTGGAACACACTGATCACGCGCCCCGGCGTGTACGAGTCGGGCCTCTTCGACGTCACTGGCGGCATCGTCCGCCCCACTGCGCTCGCTCGACAATGGCAGTCGATTGCTGAGGATGGCGCCGAAGCGGTGGTCGATCAGCCCGGTTGGTGGCAGCGACCCGAGCGGCTGATCTTCGCCCGCGCGCCGCGCGTCGCGGACGCGAGCGGCCACCGCGACCATCGCGTCGACCCGGCCAAGCCGCTGATGATCTGCGGCGCCAGCGGCACGCTGGGGCAGGCGCTGGCGCGTGCCTGCGCCGCGCGTGGCATCGCCTATCGCCTCACGACGCGCGCCGAGTGCGACCTCGGCGATCGCGCGTCGGTCGCCGCCGCGCTCGACCGGATCAAGCCCTGGGCAGTGATCAACGCCACCGGTTGGGTGCGCGTCGACGACGCCGAAGGCGAAGCCGATGCCTGCCGCGCCAGCAATGTCACCGCCGCGCTTCGCCTCGTCACCGAATGCGCGTCGCGCCGCATCCCGGTGGTCGCCCTCTCCAGCGACCTGGTGTTCGACGGCACGCTGGGCCGCGCGTATCTCGAGGATGATCTGCCGCACGCGCTGTGTGTCTACGGCCGTAGCAAGGTCGAGCTTGAAGCCGGCAGCCTCGCCTATGGCTATTGCCCGCTGGTGATTCGCACCGCATCGTTCTTCTCGCCGCACGATCCGCACAATTTCGCCCATGCCGTCGCGCAGGCCTTGAGCGCCGGCGAGACCTTCACCGCCGCCGACGATCAGGTGATGTCGCCAAGCTATGTGCCCGCGCTTGCCGCCGCGGTGCTCGATCTGTTGATCGACGGCGAACAGGGCATCCGCCATCTCGCCAACGATACCAGCCTGTCATGGGCGGACTTCGCCCGGCTGATCGCGCGCGCGCTCGGCCATGACCCGGGTCGTATCATCGGCGTGCCGGGCGTGCAGCTCGGTTGGACGGCGCCGCGCCCGCGCTCGTGCGGGCTGCAGAGCCGCCACGTCGCCTCGCTCGGCCCGCTGACCGCCGCCATCGCCGACTTCGCCGCACACTGGCGCGCGATTCAAACCACGGCCGCCCAGCCCATCCGCGAACAGCAAGCCGCATGA
- a CDS encoding methyltransferase produces the protein MTELQITPVTDAGNEAQHAALLRLLTLLRTREYDFLAPTPASHARILARPDRQAGTTVADLLGWSIPCAPAEIPADIIVTLDAAGLLDRRPDGMVKAGVRVSALFGCLFAHSPYPTSAQDSVFLGPDSYRFADYISRTIAGLPQPARILDYGAGAGVGGIVAASLHGNATLTIADINPKALALAAVNATAAGIDHHTVQASSIAEVDGSFDLIVTHPPFMIDPGRRAYRDGGDLYGGRLSLDWTLAAIQKLAPGGRFVMHTGVSIVGGRDVLRDALREAMPAIGFSHDYRLLDPDIYGDELDTPAYSQVDCLAAIGLCVVRE, from the coding sequence ATGACCGAACTTCAGATCACCCCCGTCACCGACGCCGGCAACGAGGCGCAGCACGCCGCATTGCTCCGCCTCCTGACGCTGCTGCGAACCCGGGAATACGATTTCCTCGCCCCGACGCCGGCTTCGCACGCGCGTATCCTCGCGCGGCCCGATCGCCAGGCCGGCACCACCGTCGCCGATCTGCTCGGCTGGAGCATCCCCTGCGCGCCCGCCGAGATCCCGGCCGACATCATCGTCACACTCGACGCCGCCGGCCTGCTCGATCGGCGGCCCGACGGGATGGTCAAGGCTGGCGTGCGCGTATCCGCACTGTTCGGCTGCCTCTTCGCCCATTCGCCGTATCCGACGAGCGCGCAGGATTCGGTGTTCCTCGGCCCCGACAGCTACCGTTTCGCCGATTACATCTCGCGCACCATTGCCGGGCTGCCACAACCCGCGCGCATACTCGATTACGGCGCAGGGGCCGGGGTCGGCGGGATCGTCGCCGCCTCGCTCCACGGCAATGCGACACTGACCATCGCGGACATCAACCCCAAGGCACTCGCGCTCGCCGCCGTGAACGCGACCGCCGCTGGGATCGACCACCACACCGTCCAGGCCAGTTCGATCGCGGAGGTAGATGGCAGCTTCGACCTCATCGTCACCCACCCGCCGTTCATGATCGACCCCGGCCGCCGCGCCTATCGCGACGGCGGCGATCTGTACGGCGGCCGCCTCTCGCTCGATTGGACGCTCGCGGCGATCCAGAAGCTCGCGCCGGGCGGGCGCTTCGTGATGCACACCGGCGTCTCGATCGTTGGGGGGCGTGACGTGCTGCGCGACGCGCTGCGCGAAGCGATGCCCGCAATCGGCTTCAGCCACGATTATCGCCTGCTCGATCCCGACATCTACGGCGACGAACTCGATACCCCCGCCTATTCCCAGGTCGATTGCCTCGCCGCGATCGGTCTGTGCGTGGTGCGTGAATAG
- a CDS encoding glycosyl hydrolase, which produces MIEAAMIWNEPNNKSHWDPALDPDWSRFAEHVIRAGRAIHAVNPAVTRVLGGMSPIDPHWLRRLEGYGALDVVDAVAVHGFPLDWNLWPLAAWPDKIAEIEAVTDKPVWVTEVGVSSFGAEQVQVFGLNETAALLKHRVPRIFWYSLFDLPVSWGAETRHREAEGSSYYRHFYLGLIREDGTPKPSLEAYAKHAADVGLMQWFHYEDPRLDEAVAWMKRLGTRHIRTGLSWADSFRPNAIDWFDRQMEALSDFEVTVTFCFTPAHLGLAPHHTSPAADPQGFADFCAWMIDRYAPAQPQKVAASIPVTVDTRVDASPFATLHFDRDERLAGERSAA; this is translated from the coding sequence ATGATCGAAGCCGCGATGATCTGGAACGAGCCCAACAACAAATCGCATTGGGACCCGGCGCTCGACCCCGATTGGTCGCGCTTTGCCGAGCATGTGATCCGCGCGGGACGTGCGATCCACGCGGTCAACCCGGCGGTGACTCGCGTGCTCGGCGGGATGTCTCCGATCGATCCGCACTGGCTGCGGCGGCTCGAAGGCTATGGCGCGCTCGACGTGGTGGACGCCGTAGCGGTGCATGGCTTTCCGCTCGACTGGAACCTGTGGCCGCTCGCCGCCTGGCCCGACAAGATCGCCGAGATCGAAGCGGTGACCGACAAGCCGGTGTGGGTGACCGAAGTGGGCGTCAGCTCGTTCGGGGCCGAACAAGTGCAGGTGTTCGGGCTCAACGAGACGGCGGCGCTGCTGAAGCACCGCGTGCCGCGGATCTTCTGGTATTCGCTGTTCGACCTGCCGGTGAGCTGGGGCGCCGAGACGCGGCATCGCGAGGCGGAGGGATCATCGTATTACCGGCATTTCTACCTCGGGCTGATCCGCGAAGATGGCACGCCTAAGCCGTCGCTCGAGGCCTATGCCAAGCACGCAGCGGATGTCGGGCTGATGCAATGGTTCCACTATGAGGATCCACGGCTCGACGAGGCAGTGGCGTGGATGAAGCGGCTGGGCACCCGGCATATCCGCACCGGCCTGTCGTGGGCGGACAGCTTCCGGCCGAACGCGATCGACTGGTTCGATCGGCAGATGGAGGCGCTGAGCGATTTCGAGGTGACGGTGACGTTCTGCTTCACGCCCGCGCACCTCGGGCTGGCGCCGCACCACACGAGCCCCGCCGCTGACCCGCAGGGGTTCGCCGATTTCTGCGCCTGGATGATCGATCGCTATGCGCCGGCGCAGCCGCAGAAGGTGGCGGCGTCGATCCCGGTGACGGTGGATACGCGCGTCGACGCCTCGCCGTTCGCGACGCTGCACTTCGATCGCGACGAGCGGCTGGCCGGCGAACGCAGCGCCGCCTGA
- a CDS encoding TIGR04290 family methyltransferase, translated as MSGLRARVEALAPWFHNIDLGDGVVTAPDHFLGDYPRFKFERFAAALPTDLSGKSVLDIGCNAGFYSVEMARRGATRVVGIDSDDRYLAQARLVADALGYGEIEFRNLSVYDVAALGERFDLVIFMGVFYHLRHPLLALDLIREHVTRDMLLFQTMQRGSNDTIDVPENHPFHMAGTFEPSPIFDEPAYPKMHFIERRYADDWTNWWAPNRAGSEAMLRAAGFTIEARPEDEVYLCRVAPVPYGDWGAPAVYPARAAKGSDA; from the coding sequence ATGAGCGGGTTGCGTGCCCGGGTGGAGGCGCTCGCGCCGTGGTTCCACAATATCGATCTGGGGGACGGCGTGGTCACCGCGCCCGATCACTTCCTGGGCGATTATCCGCGGTTCAAGTTCGAGCGGTTCGCCGCCGCGCTGCCGACCGATCTCAGCGGCAAGAGCGTGCTCGATATCGGCTGCAACGCCGGTTTCTATTCGGTCGAGATGGCGCGGCGGGGCGCTACGCGGGTGGTCGGGATCGACAGCGACGATCGCTATCTGGCGCAAGCGCGGCTGGTGGCCGACGCGCTGGGGTATGGCGAAATCGAGTTCCGCAACCTCTCGGTGTACGATGTCGCCGCGCTGGGCGAGCGGTTCGACCTCGTGATCTTTATGGGGGTTTTCTATCATCTGCGGCACCCGTTGCTCGCGCTCGACCTGATCCGCGAGCATGTGACGCGCGACATGCTGCTGTTCCAGACGATGCAGCGCGGATCGAACGACACGATCGACGTGCCCGAGAACCACCCGTTCCACATGGCGGGCACGTTCGAGCCGTCGCCGATCTTCGACGAGCCGGCATATCCCAAGATGCATTTCATCGAGCGGCGCTATGCCGACGACTGGACCAATTGGTGGGCGCCGAACCGGGCGGGATCCGAAGCGATGCTGCGCGCGGCAGGCTTCACGATCGAGGCGCGGCCGGAGGACGAAGTGTATCTCTGCCGCGTAGCGCCGGTGCCGTACGGCGATTGGGGGGCGCCGGCGGTTTATCCGGCGCGCGCAGCAAAGGGGAGCGACGCATGA